A single window of Solenopsis invicta isolate M01_SB chromosome 3, UNIL_Sinv_3.0, whole genome shotgun sequence DNA harbors:
- the LOC105201039 gene encoding homeodomain-interacting protein kinase 2 isoform X3 yields MCDMFIQTQQTSSVNGSSSSSSSSSSNNTGHHHSKKRKLDYNVAQPVIQHALVQSTSDYQLDGLRYSVNGANTTFSSLHNNNALQKSSPNQQTLVRASTIKLLDPYQRCGTKRKSWSREGNGDGLAVHSANANAVGSTVVSQHHTQQQQQLQQQQQQQHSKQTSMTAHSKQVANAANGGGSSNPQGDGDYHLVQHEVLYSMTNQYEVLEFLGRGTFGQVVKCWKKGTSDIVAIKILKNHPSYARQGQIEVSILSRLSQENADEFNFVRAYECFQHKSHTCLVFEMLEQNLYDFLKQNKFSPLPLKYIRPILQQVLTALLKLKQLGLIHADLKPENIMLVDPMRQPYRVKVIDFGSASHVSKAVCNTYLQSRYYRAPEIILGLPYCEAIDMWSLGCVVAELFLGWPLYPGSSEYDQIRYISQTQGLPTENMLTIASKTTKFFYRDMDSTYPFWRLKTPEEHEAETGIKSKEARKYIFNCLDDIGQVNVPTDLDGGQLLPEKADRREFIDLLKRMLTMDQVERRITPGEALNHAFVTLAHLVDYAHCNNVKASVQMMEVCRRAGDFAASPAHHQAPPAPQPPPPTSLVANFVPTTNGSAVTLTFNNQLSNQVQRLVREHRTAQTGYDNLYQIYSNSSRRATQYSGSSSGSNSGRSGMHDFPHQLVPSILCPPHGYQTMPSPAKHVVVAQPPQAQQAPLQIQSSIISQQAVAAAAAAAQQQYAAVPVSMVETGRQMLLTNAVQATSWPGGSRQMALVPSSWQQLPPQHIQQPLLSDTGDWGRPLIVDSSAILQDQRPVFPVTEVYNASALVEHPPQSWGKRTVTKHHQHHVTVPQQTQHRYEHKKETQQLSPVKKRVKESTPPSSMRRHSPSSSHWQEQPVQSHHHSSKHSSSHNVEHQPVASVRQQTITIDDTPSPAVSVITISDSEDEAPGKCCGDRQCSACQSLATRLSGDGRPVREEVIRSTQSTPRVVQPMQQSAHTSSQPHGSGHVTTHSSSSSHRTQRKNIISCVTVGDSDGEASPSRTHGHLYLPQHPQHQQTTQLIKHEPQQQHHISSSGYSQSQKKRLLAKVQSECNMVNVATKPEPGVEYLAPHPCHAPACKEPPTYQDDVYDMHDHFLQYVTTSSAHPHLQEQHIVYTTGTDKRVSWPGKRAEYKHEYVQPPAAHSRDHQKWVVANPVHQYRQSQVVGTAAHSHSHHGHPAHLSPGGSGGGRSPAGGPVIGSAQHLGQPLYQEYAHVRSRAHAVPPPVYVTAAPSQAATAIQQQQVPAYQGFTPGSSPLTLYDSSRALPPPAHHSSARPLLASHAAHPMPAHMQPTAVYGLAPISPAKHQYQPSSLWFTE; encoded by the exons ATGTGTGACATGTTCATCCAAACACAGCAGACGAGTAGCGTcaacggcagcagcagcagcagcagcagcagcagcagtaacAACACCGGTCACCACCACAGTAAGAAGCGCAAGTTGGATTACAACGTGGCTCAGCCGGTGATCCAGCACGCATTGGTCCAATCGACCAGCGACTACCAATTGGATGGTCTCCGGTACTCCGTAAATGGTGCTAATACCACGTTTAGTTCGCTGCACAACAATAATGCGCTGCAGAAGAGTAGCCCGAACCAGCAGACCCTGGTACGAGCCTCGACGATCAAGCTCTTAGACCCGTACCAGCGCTGTGGCACGAAG AGAAAATCTTGGTCGAGGGAAGGTAATGGTGACGGCCTGGCAGTCCACTCCGCCAACGCGAATGCGGTGGGTAGTACTGTAGTGTCGCAGCACCATACCCAACAGCAACAACAGctgcagcaacaacagcagcaacagcacAGCAAGCAGACAAGCATGACGGCGCATAGCAAGCAAGTGGCCAACGCGGCCAAtggcggcggcagcagcaaTCCCCAGGGCGACGGGGATTACCACTTGGTACAGCACGAAGTTCTCTACTCTATGACCAACCAGTATGAGGTCCTCGAGTTTCTCGGCAGAGGTACTTTCGGGCAG GTCGTAAAATGTTGGAAAAAAGGAACAAGCGACATAGTAGCCATCAAAATTCTAAAGAACCATCCATCGTATGCGCGCCAAGGTCAGATTGAG GTCTCCATCCTGTCTCGACTTAGTCAGGAAAATGCGGATGAGTTCAATTTCGTGCGCGCCTACGAGTGCTTCCAGCACAAGTCACATACCTGCTTGGTATTCGAAATGTTAGAGCAAAATCTCTACGATTTCTTGAAGCAGAATAAATTTTCACCCCTACCTCTTAAGTACATCAGGCCCATTCTCCAGCAAGTATTGACTGCGCTATTGAAACTGAAG CAATTAGGATTGATACATGCCGATTTGAAACCGGAGAACATTATGCTGGTGGATCCGATGCGTCAGCCTTATCGAGTGAAAGTCATTGATTTCGGATCGGCCTCTCACGTATCCAAAGCCGTCTGTAACACCTATCTGCAATCACGATACTACCGCGCACCCGAAATCATACTGGGACTTCCGTATTGTGAAGCAATAGATATGTGGTCGCTCGGGTGTGTGGTCGCAGAGTTGTTTCTGGGATGGCCTCTATATCCAGGCAGTTCCGAATACGATCAAATTCGATATATAAGTCAAACGCAGGGCCTACCAACGGAGAATATGCTAACCATTGCTAGCAAAacaacaaaattcttttatcgaGACATGGACA GTACATATCCATTTTGGCGATTAAAGACACCGGAAGAACACGAGGCAGAGACTGGTATCAAATCCAAGGAAgcgagaaaatatatttttaattgcctTGACGATATCGGTCAGGTTAATGTACCGACTGACTTAGACGGCGGTCAACTCTTGCCAGAAAAAGCGGACAGGAGAGAGTTCATTGATCTTTTAAAGAGGATGCTTACAATGGACCAGGTA GAGCGCCGTATAACACCCGGCGAGGCACTGAACCACGCGTTTGTTACTTTGGCACACCTTGTCGATTATGCGCATTGTAACAACGTCAAAGCTTCCGTCCAGATGATGGAGGTTTGCAGGCGCGCGGGAGACTTCGCTGCGAGTCCTGCGCATCATCAGGCTCCGCCGGCGCCTCAGCCACCTCCACCAACGTCTTTAGTAGCCAATTTTGTACCGACTACCAACGGCAGTGCGGTGACTCTCACCTTCAATAATCAATTGTCTAATCAAGTACAGCGATTAGTCAGAGAACATCGCACTGCGCAAACAGGATATGACAATCTG TATCAAATATATAGCAACAGCAGTCGACGGGCGACACAATACAGCGGTTCGTCGAGCGGATCCAACAGTGGGCGAAGTGGTATGCATGATTTTCCGCATCAACTGGTACCCAGCATATTATGTCCACCGCATGGCTACCAGACTATGCCAAGTCCTGCGAAGCATGTAGTTGTTGCTCaa CCACCTCAAGCGCAACAGGCACCTTTGCAGATACAATCGTCGATTATATCGCAGCAAGCCGTAGCCGCGGCGGCTGCAGCTGCTCAACAACAATATGCTGCAGTTCCCGTGTCTATGGTCGAGACTGGTCGACAAATGTTGCTTACc AATGCTGTGCAGGCCACATCTTGGCCTGGTGGAAGTCGTCAAATGGCACTCGTACCGTCGTCGTGGCAGCAATTACCGCCGCAACACATCCAGCAGCCGCTGCTTAGCGATACTGGAGATTGGGGAAGACCTCTTATCGTCGATAGTTCAGCTATTCTACAG GATCAGCGGCCGGTATTTCCTGTCACGGAAGTTTACAACGCTAGTGCACTTGTTGAGCATCCACCGCAGAGTTGGGGCAAGCGTACCGTCACCAAACATCATCAGCATCATGTGACGGTACCTCAGCAGACTCAGCACAGATATGAACATAAAAAGGAAACGCAGCAACTGAGTCCGGTGAAGAAGCGAGTCAAGGAGAGCACCCCACCGAGTAGCATGCGACGACATTCACCGTCGAGCAGCCATTGGCAGGAGCAGCCGGTGCAGTCTCATCATCACAGTAGCAAGCATAGTAGTAGTCATAACGTGGAGCATCAGCCAGTTGCTTCTGTGCGACAGCAGACTATCACGATTGACGACACACCTTCACCAGCTGTTTCCGTTATTACGATCAGTGATAGTGAAGATGAGGCACCTGGAAAATG CTGTGGAGACCGTCAGTGCAGCGCCTGTCAAAGTTTGGCAACTCGCCTGTCGGGCGACGGACGTCCTGTCCGTGAAGAAGTCATACGAAg cacTCAGTCGACGCCGCGTGTTGTACAACCGATGCAGCAGTCCGCGCATACAAGCAGCCAACCGCATGGGAGCGGACACGTTACGACTCATAGCAGCTCGTCATCGCATCGAACACAACGCAAGAATATCATTAGCTGTGTTACTGTTGGTGACAGCGACGGCGAAGCTAGCCCCAGCCGTACGCACGGTCATTTATATTtgccgcaacacccgcaacatcAACAGACCACACAGTTAATTAAGCATGAGCCGCAGCAACAACATCATATTAGCAG CTCAGGATATTCGCAGTCACAAAAGAAACGGCTGCTGGCGAAGGTGCAGTCCGAATGTAACATGGTGAACGTTGCGACGAAGCCGGAACCCGGTGTCGAGTATCTTGCTCCACATCCGTGTCACGCGCCAGCTTGCAAGGAGCCACCGACCTATCAG GATGACGTCTATGACATGCATGACCACTTCTTGCAGTATGTGACCACGAGTAGCGCGCATCCTCATCTCCAAGAACAGCATATCGTGTACACGACCGGTACGGACAAACGAGTGTCGTGGCCTGGGAAGCGAGCCGAGTACAAGCATGAATATGTTCAACCACCGGCTGCTCACTCGAGAGATCATCAGAAGTGGGTGGTGGCCAATCCTGTGCATCAATATAG GCAGAGCCAGGTAGTAGGTACGGCAGCCCATTCCCACAGTCATCACGGGCATCCGGCCCATCTAAGTCCCGGCGGCAGTGGCGGCGGTAGGAGTCCCGCCGGCGGGCCTGTGATAGGAAGTGCTCAGCATTTGGGACAGCCTCTCTACCAAGAATACGCTCACGTACGCTCGAGAGCCCATGCAGTGCCGCCTCCTGTATACGTTACCGCGGCACCGTCGCAGGCTGCTACCGCTATCCAGCAGCAACAAGTACCCGCGTATCAGGGATTTACACCCGG CTCGTCTCCATTAACGTTGTATGATTCTAGTCGAGCATTGCCACCGCCAGCTCATCACAGCTCGGCCAGACCGTTACTGGCGAGTCACGCAGCACATCCAATGCCTGCGCATATGCAGCCTACCGCCGTTTATGGATTGGCCCCGATTTCGCCAGCCAAACACCAGTATCAACCTTCCAGTTTATGGTTTACCGAATAA
- the LOC105201039 gene encoding homeodomain-interacting protein kinase 2 isoform X6 encodes MCDMFIQTQQTSSVNGSSSSSSSSSSNNTGHHHSKKRKLDYNVAQPVIQHALVQSTSDYQLDGLRYSVNGANTTFSSLHNNNALQKSSPNQQTLVRASTIKLLDPYQRCGTKRKSWSREGNGDGLAVHSANANAVGSTVVSQHHTQQQQQLQQQQQQQHSKQTSMTAHSKQVANAANGGGSSNPQGDGDYHLVQHEVLYSMTNQYEVLEFLGRGTFGQVVKCWKKGTSDIVAIKILKNHPSYARQGQIEVSILSRLSQENADEFNFVRAYECFQHKSHTCLVFEMLEQNLYDFLKQNKFSPLPLKYIRPILQQVLTALLKLKQLGLIHADLKPENIMLVDPMRQPYRVKVIDFGSASHVSKAVCNTYLQSRYYRAPEIILGLPYCEAIDMWSLGCVVAELFLGWPLYPGSSEYDQIRYISQTQGLPTENMLTIASKTTKFFYRDMDSTYPFWRLKTPEEHEAETGIKSKEARKYIFNCLDDIGQVNVPTDLDGGQLLPEKADRREFIDLLKRMLTMDQVERRITPGEALNHAFVTLAHLVDYAHCNNVKASVQMMEVCRRAGDFAASPAHHQAPPAPQPPPPTSLVANFVPTTNGSAVTLTFNNQLSNQVQRLVREHRTAQTGYDNLYQIYSNSSRRATQYSGSSSGSNSGRSGMHDFPHQLVPSILCPPHGYQTMPSPAKHVVVAQPPQAQQAPLQIQSSIISQQAVAAAAAAAQQQYAAVPVSMVETGRQMLLTNAVQATSWPGGSRQMALVPSSWQQLPPQHIQQPLLSDTGDWGRPLIVDSSAILQDQRPVFPVTEVYNASALVEHPPQSWGKRTVTKHHQHHVTVPQQTQHRYEHKKETQQLSPVKKRVKESTPPSSMRRHSPSSSHWQEQPVQSHHHSSKHSSSHNVEHQPVASVRQQTITIDDTPSPAVSVITISDSEDEAPGKCCGDRQCSACQSLATRLSGDGRPVREEVIRSTQSTPRVVQPMQQSAHTSSQPHGSGHVTTHSSSSSHRTQRKNIISCVTVGDSDGEASPSRTHGHLYLPQHPQHQQTTQLIKHEPQQQHHISSSSGYSQSQKKRLLAKVQSECNMVNVATKPEPGVEYLAPHPCHAPACKEPPTYQDDVYDMHDHFLQYVTTSSAHPHLQEQHIVYTTGTDKRVSWPGKRAEYKHEYVQPPAAHSRDHQKWVVANPVHQYRQSQVVGTAAHSHSHHGHPAHLSPGGSGGGRSPAGGPVIGSAQHLGQPLYQEYAHVRSRAHAVPPPVYVTAAPSQAATAIQQQQVPAYQGFTPGRALPPPAHHSSARPLLASHAAHPMPAHMQPTAVYGLAPISPAKHQYQPSSLWFTE; translated from the exons ATGTGTGACATGTTCATCCAAACACAGCAGACGAGTAGCGTcaacggcagcagcagcagcagcagcagcagcagcagtaacAACACCGGTCACCACCACAGTAAGAAGCGCAAGTTGGATTACAACGTGGCTCAGCCGGTGATCCAGCACGCATTGGTCCAATCGACCAGCGACTACCAATTGGATGGTCTCCGGTACTCCGTAAATGGTGCTAATACCACGTTTAGTTCGCTGCACAACAATAATGCGCTGCAGAAGAGTAGCCCGAACCAGCAGACCCTGGTACGAGCCTCGACGATCAAGCTCTTAGACCCGTACCAGCGCTGTGGCACGAAG AGAAAATCTTGGTCGAGGGAAGGTAATGGTGACGGCCTGGCAGTCCACTCCGCCAACGCGAATGCGGTGGGTAGTACTGTAGTGTCGCAGCACCATACCCAACAGCAACAACAGctgcagcaacaacagcagcaacagcacAGCAAGCAGACAAGCATGACGGCGCATAGCAAGCAAGTGGCCAACGCGGCCAAtggcggcggcagcagcaaTCCCCAGGGCGACGGGGATTACCACTTGGTACAGCACGAAGTTCTCTACTCTATGACCAACCAGTATGAGGTCCTCGAGTTTCTCGGCAGAGGTACTTTCGGGCAG GTCGTAAAATGTTGGAAAAAAGGAACAAGCGACATAGTAGCCATCAAAATTCTAAAGAACCATCCATCGTATGCGCGCCAAGGTCAGATTGAG GTCTCCATCCTGTCTCGACTTAGTCAGGAAAATGCGGATGAGTTCAATTTCGTGCGCGCCTACGAGTGCTTCCAGCACAAGTCACATACCTGCTTGGTATTCGAAATGTTAGAGCAAAATCTCTACGATTTCTTGAAGCAGAATAAATTTTCACCCCTACCTCTTAAGTACATCAGGCCCATTCTCCAGCAAGTATTGACTGCGCTATTGAAACTGAAG CAATTAGGATTGATACATGCCGATTTGAAACCGGAGAACATTATGCTGGTGGATCCGATGCGTCAGCCTTATCGAGTGAAAGTCATTGATTTCGGATCGGCCTCTCACGTATCCAAAGCCGTCTGTAACACCTATCTGCAATCACGATACTACCGCGCACCCGAAATCATACTGGGACTTCCGTATTGTGAAGCAATAGATATGTGGTCGCTCGGGTGTGTGGTCGCAGAGTTGTTTCTGGGATGGCCTCTATATCCAGGCAGTTCCGAATACGATCAAATTCGATATATAAGTCAAACGCAGGGCCTACCAACGGAGAATATGCTAACCATTGCTAGCAAAacaacaaaattcttttatcgaGACATGGACA GTACATATCCATTTTGGCGATTAAAGACACCGGAAGAACACGAGGCAGAGACTGGTATCAAATCCAAGGAAgcgagaaaatatatttttaattgcctTGACGATATCGGTCAGGTTAATGTACCGACTGACTTAGACGGCGGTCAACTCTTGCCAGAAAAAGCGGACAGGAGAGAGTTCATTGATCTTTTAAAGAGGATGCTTACAATGGACCAGGTA GAGCGCCGTATAACACCCGGCGAGGCACTGAACCACGCGTTTGTTACTTTGGCACACCTTGTCGATTATGCGCATTGTAACAACGTCAAAGCTTCCGTCCAGATGATGGAGGTTTGCAGGCGCGCGGGAGACTTCGCTGCGAGTCCTGCGCATCATCAGGCTCCGCCGGCGCCTCAGCCACCTCCACCAACGTCTTTAGTAGCCAATTTTGTACCGACTACCAACGGCAGTGCGGTGACTCTCACCTTCAATAATCAATTGTCTAATCAAGTACAGCGATTAGTCAGAGAACATCGCACTGCGCAAACAGGATATGACAATCTG TATCAAATATATAGCAACAGCAGTCGACGGGCGACACAATACAGCGGTTCGTCGAGCGGATCCAACAGTGGGCGAAGTGGTATGCATGATTTTCCGCATCAACTGGTACCCAGCATATTATGTCCACCGCATGGCTACCAGACTATGCCAAGTCCTGCGAAGCATGTAGTTGTTGCTCaa CCACCTCAAGCGCAACAGGCACCTTTGCAGATACAATCGTCGATTATATCGCAGCAAGCCGTAGCCGCGGCGGCTGCAGCTGCTCAACAACAATATGCTGCAGTTCCCGTGTCTATGGTCGAGACTGGTCGACAAATGTTGCTTACc AATGCTGTGCAGGCCACATCTTGGCCTGGTGGAAGTCGTCAAATGGCACTCGTACCGTCGTCGTGGCAGCAATTACCGCCGCAACACATCCAGCAGCCGCTGCTTAGCGATACTGGAGATTGGGGAAGACCTCTTATCGTCGATAGTTCAGCTATTCTACAG GATCAGCGGCCGGTATTTCCTGTCACGGAAGTTTACAACGCTAGTGCACTTGTTGAGCATCCACCGCAGAGTTGGGGCAAGCGTACCGTCACCAAACATCATCAGCATCATGTGACGGTACCTCAGCAGACTCAGCACAGATATGAACATAAAAAGGAAACGCAGCAACTGAGTCCGGTGAAGAAGCGAGTCAAGGAGAGCACCCCACCGAGTAGCATGCGACGACATTCACCGTCGAGCAGCCATTGGCAGGAGCAGCCGGTGCAGTCTCATCATCACAGTAGCAAGCATAGTAGTAGTCATAACGTGGAGCATCAGCCAGTTGCTTCTGTGCGACAGCAGACTATCACGATTGACGACACACCTTCACCAGCTGTTTCCGTTATTACGATCAGTGATAGTGAAGATGAGGCACCTGGAAAATG CTGTGGAGACCGTCAGTGCAGCGCCTGTCAAAGTTTGGCAACTCGCCTGTCGGGCGACGGACGTCCTGTCCGTGAAGAAGTCATACGAAg cacTCAGTCGACGCCGCGTGTTGTACAACCGATGCAGCAGTCCGCGCATACAAGCAGCCAACCGCATGGGAGCGGACACGTTACGACTCATAGCAGCTCGTCATCGCATCGAACACAACGCAAGAATATCATTAGCTGTGTTACTGTTGGTGACAGCGACGGCGAAGCTAGCCCCAGCCGTACGCACGGTCATTTATATTtgccgcaacacccgcaacatcAACAGACCACACAGTTAATTAAGCATGAGCCGCAGCAACAACATCATATTAGCAG TAGCTCAGGATATTCGCAGTCACAAAAGAAACGGCTGCTGGCGAAGGTGCAGTCCGAATGTAACATGGTGAACGTTGCGACGAAGCCGGAACCCGGTGTCGAGTATCTTGCTCCACATCCGTGTCACGCGCCAGCTTGCAAGGAGCCACCGACCTATCAG GATGACGTCTATGACATGCATGACCACTTCTTGCAGTATGTGACCACGAGTAGCGCGCATCCTCATCTCCAAGAACAGCATATCGTGTACACGACCGGTACGGACAAACGAGTGTCGTGGCCTGGGAAGCGAGCCGAGTACAAGCATGAATATGTTCAACCACCGGCTGCTCACTCGAGAGATCATCAGAAGTGGGTGGTGGCCAATCCTGTGCATCAATATAG GCAGAGCCAGGTAGTAGGTACGGCAGCCCATTCCCACAGTCATCACGGGCATCCGGCCCATCTAAGTCCCGGCGGCAGTGGCGGCGGTAGGAGTCCCGCCGGCGGGCCTGTGATAGGAAGTGCTCAGCATTTGGGACAGCCTCTCTACCAAGAATACGCTCACGTACGCTCGAGAGCCCATGCAGTGCCGCCTCCTGTATACGTTACCGCGGCACCGTCGCAGGCTGCTACCGCTATCCAGCAGCAACAAGTACCCGCGTATCAGGGATTTACACCCGG TCGAGCATTGCCACCGCCAGCTCATCACAGCTCGGCCAGACCGTTACTGGCGAGTCACGCAGCACATCCAATGCCTGCGCATATGCAGCCTACCGCCGTTTATGGATTGGCCCCGATTTCGCCAGCCAAACACCAGTATCAACCTTCCAGTTTATGGTTTACCGAATAA